The Puntigrus tetrazona isolate hp1 chromosome 19, ASM1883169v1, whole genome shotgun sequence genome has a segment encoding these proteins:
- the cd164l2 gene encoding CD164 sialomucin-like 2 protein → MRCVWAALCGIILLTQVIKTNSQTSDIPIGDCSQFNSCNGCISGDPALNLTRCVWQSCNDGNDTRCMSDTKDFGGCSVYNETGMCQGGSADGGGKDTTPGSGPDFSQASFDLSSFIGGIILVLVLQAGAFFAMRFLKTKDSSYETIDQPQ, encoded by the exons atgaggtgtgtgtgGGCCGCACTCTGTGGGATTATACTGCTAACGCAGGTTATTAAAACCAATTCACAAACCTCAG ATATACCTATCGGGGACTGTTCTCAGTTCAATTCGTGTAATGGCTGCATCAGCGGAGACCCGGCCCTCAACCTGACACGATGTGTGTGGCAAAGTTGTAACGACG gaAATGACACAAGATGCATGTCTGACACCAAAGACTTTGGAGGCTGCTCTGTCTACAATGAGACTGGCATGTGCCAAG GTGGGTCCGCTGATGGTGGTGGCAAAG ATACGACCCCTGGGTCAGGCCCTGATTTCTCTCAAGCATCATTTGACCTATCCAGCTTCATCGGAGGAATCATCCTAGTGCTGGTGTTGCAGGCTGGGGCTTTTTTTGCCATGCGCTTCCTCAAAACGAAAGACAGCTCTTATGAAACCAT TGATCAGCCTCAGTGA